A genomic window from Sphingomonas taxi includes:
- a CDS encoding copper chaperone PCu(A)C: MRRTRVGTMLVLAAALAGCGGPDRVEVDDAWIRLPAVPGRPGAAYFTLHGGRSDATLIDVTANIAVRAEMHESMTGRNGMAAMKPLAQVAVPAKTKVAFTPGGRHVMLFNINSKAKAGKIYKLTLNFGNGGRLYVDAMTVGAAAPAPDF, encoded by the coding sequence ATGCGCCGGACGCGAGTGGGAACGATGCTGGTGCTCGCCGCTGCACTGGCCGGCTGCGGCGGACCCGACCGGGTCGAGGTGGACGACGCCTGGATCCGCCTGCCGGCGGTGCCGGGCCGGCCGGGTGCGGCCTATTTCACGCTGCACGGCGGGCGGTCCGACGCGACGCTGATCGACGTCACCGCCAACATCGCGGTGCGCGCCGAGATGCACGAGAGCATGACCGGCCGGAACGGCATGGCCGCGATGAAGCCGCTCGCCCAAGTGGCCGTGCCGGCGAAAACCAAGGTCGCCTTCACTCCGGGCGGCCGCCACGTCATGCTGTTCAACATCAATTCCAAGGCGAAGGCGGGCAAGATCTACAAGCTGACGCTCAATTTCGGCAATGGCGGCCGGCTGTACGTCGACGCGATGACGGTGGGCGCGGCCGCGCCGGCACCGGATTTCTGA